In [Leptolyngbya] sp. PCC 7376, a genomic segment contains:
- a CDS encoding Crp/Fnr family transcriptional regulator yields MDDRYGNRELDSDFQDLIASALFFQGLPAESLKKAASHVVTRTHPANQVILLENDWGGSVYFILDGWAKIRTYNIDGKEITLNILGRGEVFGEMAALDEVPRSTDVITLTPTKISSIPAQDFVDLIYGEPIAGVRLAQLMAKRLRQVNRRLRLREADSVSRVADTLLFLADGQGKPIGKEGLEMPNLPHRELSSLSGLARETVTRVLTKLEKKNLIKRTADTLCIPDINALDDMIN; encoded by the coding sequence ATGGACGACCGCTACGGTAATCGAGAACTCGACAGCGATTTTCAGGATCTCATTGCATCCGCTCTCTTTTTTCAAGGATTACCTGCAGAGAGCCTAAAGAAGGCTGCTAGTCACGTTGTGACCCGTACCCACCCTGCAAACCAAGTAATTTTACTTGAAAATGATTGGGGTGGATCTGTGTATTTCATCCTCGATGGCTGGGCGAAAATTCGAACTTATAATATCGACGGAAAAGAAATTACGCTCAACATTTTGGGGCGTGGCGAAGTCTTTGGTGAAATGGCAGCCTTAGATGAAGTTCCCCGTTCTACCGACGTTATCACCCTGACTCCCACAAAAATTAGTAGTATTCCAGCTCAGGACTTTGTTGACCTCATTTATGGAGAGCCGATTGCTGGAGTGCGCCTAGCTCAGCTGATGGCAAAACGTTTGCGCCAAGTTAACAGAAGATTACGTCTACGAGAAGCTGATAGTGTTTCGCGAGTGGCTGATACATTACTCTTCCTCGCAGATGGTCAAGGTAAGCCTATTGGCAAAGAAGGTCTAGAAATGCCGAACTTACCTCACCGTGAACTCAGTAGCCTTAGTGGTCTTGCACGAGAAACAGTAACCCGAGTGCTAACCAAGCTTGAAAAGAAAAATCTCATTAAGCGCACGGCAGATACTCTCTGCATCCCTGACATTAATGCCCTTGATGACATGATCAACTAA
- a CDS encoding FdhF/YdeP family oxidoreductase, which yields MSQLPSDTNLPESGGGLPIIDYWARKSVAPNGIKLWQTLNHKSACLSCAWGTGGQNGGFVNEAGEYLQRCAKSVEAIAAELQSGIKEDIFKQKTISELQQLTSKECDKLGRLQYPMILRKGSEHYERISWKEVFEVTEVAFKQPPERVASYSSGRSSNEAAYLLQLMMRAMDSNNLADCSDLCHVPSSVALKQVFGSGTSMVSLENLKKSDCVVLIGSNAPANHPRLMNELIEIRERGGQVIIINPQIEIGLVKFASPAFPIKSMLKKGSDISNLYLQPIPGSDAVLLIAIQKSLIEQDLVEFDYLKKYTEGWQDVISFAKTTSWETLTEVCGLSREEIEEVAYTIGSAKNVVFAWAMGITQQKNGTDNVKVIANTALMTGNAGREGAGTMPIRGHSNVQGFGSMGVTIRLSKELKAALEKLLDRPLKLNEGYDARGLMEAADAGKVDSLFCLGGNFYGANPDHLQGKRALGKVETIFYVSTKPNQGHFHGLGSKQTLILPVFNRFENPHKTTTESGNNFVRLNDVGKTHLKGDLISEVDLITEIAHRIHGEGTIAWRKLKDTEYVRELIAQTISDYHPLKKENQPSTEFLIENRIFEEPKFATESGLAQMEAIALPTLTEPTLQDFQIPENTPAIALILGSGRSYGQHNTVVYQEGDKYRGMPHRHCILMNMDDIKKAGFTPNQKVTVQGDRHELENIEIIPGAIREGATFMFYPESNCLFGANTDPKSGIPAFKRVPIAVYAP from the coding sequence ATGTCGCAACTTCCCTCTGATACGAATTTGCCTGAGTCTGGCGGTGGTTTACCAATCATTGATTATTGGGCGAGAAAGAGTGTAGCGCCGAATGGGATCAAGCTTTGGCAAACTCTAAATCATAAAAGTGCCTGTTTATCCTGTGCCTGGGGAACAGGTGGTCAGAATGGTGGCTTTGTAAACGAAGCAGGGGAATATTTACAACGCTGTGCAAAAAGTGTTGAGGCGATCGCCGCAGAATTGCAGTCAGGAATTAAAGAAGATATTTTTAAACAAAAAACAATTTCTGAGTTGCAACAATTAACCTCTAAAGAATGCGATAAATTGGGACGTTTGCAATACCCAATGATTCTGCGAAAAGGTTCTGAACATTACGAAAGAATTTCTTGGAAAGAGGTTTTTGAGGTTACAGAGGTAGCTTTCAAACAACCTCCGGAGCGGGTCGCCAGCTATAGTTCTGGTCGTTCATCCAATGAAGCAGCTTACCTACTGCAACTGATGATGCGAGCAATGGATAGTAATAATTTAGCCGATTGTTCCGACCTCTGCCATGTCCCTTCCAGTGTGGCTTTAAAGCAGGTTTTTGGGTCTGGAACTTCGATGGTGAGCTTGGAGAATTTAAAGAAAAGTGACTGTGTTGTTTTAATTGGTTCTAATGCGCCTGCAAATCATCCTCGTTTAATGAATGAATTGATTGAAATTCGTGAGCGAGGTGGCCAAGTAATTATTATTAATCCTCAAATTGAAATTGGTTTAGTGAAATTTGCATCGCCAGCTTTTCCGATTAAATCGATGCTCAAAAAAGGATCAGATATTTCTAATCTTTATTTACAGCCAATTCCTGGTAGTGATGCTGTGTTATTAATTGCCATTCAAAAATCTTTAATTGAACAAGATCTTGTTGAGTTTGATTATCTCAAAAAATATACAGAAGGCTGGCAGGATGTCATCAGTTTTGCAAAGACAACAAGCTGGGAAACATTAACCGAGGTATGCGGTTTATCTCGTGAAGAAATAGAAGAGGTCGCTTATACCATTGGCAGTGCAAAAAATGTGGTGTTTGCTTGGGCAATGGGTATCACTCAGCAGAAAAATGGTACAGATAACGTCAAGGTGATCGCCAACACGGCGTTGATGACAGGTAATGCTGGCCGAGAAGGGGCAGGAACAATGCCGATTCGTGGCCATTCCAATGTGCAAGGTTTTGGATCGATGGGGGTGACGATTCGCTTAAGCAAAGAATTGAAAGCAGCTCTCGAAAAATTGTTGGATCGTCCGCTGAAATTGAACGAGGGTTATGATGCGCGGGGCTTGATGGAAGCTGCCGATGCAGGAAAAGTTGATAGTTTGTTTTGTCTGGGGGGAAATTTTTATGGGGCAAATCCAGATCATCTTCAGGGGAAAAGAGCTTTGGGTAAAGTGGAGACAATTTTTTATGTTTCAACGAAGCCCAATCAAGGCCATTTTCACGGTTTAGGCAGTAAGCAAACGTTAATTTTGCCAGTTTTTAATCGCTTTGAAAATCCCCATAAAACCACCACAGAATCGGGCAATAATTTTGTGCGGTTGAATGATGTGGGCAAAACCCATCTCAAGGGAGATTTAATTTCCGAGGTGGATTTAATCACTGAAATTGCCCATCGTATCCACGGGGAAGGGACGATTGCTTGGCGAAAATTGAAGGATACAGAATACGTGCGGGAACTCATTGCCCAAACGATTTCTGATTATCATCCTCTAAAAAAAGAGAATCAGCCCAGCACAGAATTTCTGATTGAAAACCGCATTTTCGAGGAGCCAAAGTTTGCGACAGAATCTGGTTTGGCTCAGATGGAGGCGATCGCCCTGCCAACATTGACAGAGCCAACACTTCAAGATTTTCAAATACCCGAAAATACTCCGGCGATCGCCTTGATTTTAGGATCAGGCCGAAGCTACGGACAACATAATACAGTGGTTTACCAAGAGGGAGATAAGTATCGTGGCATGCCCCATCGTCATTGCATTTTGATGAATATGGATGACATAAAAAAAGCGGGTTTTACGCCCAATCAAAAGGTGACAGTGCAGGGCGATCGCCACGAACTAGAAAATATTGAAATCATTCCTGGAGCTATTCGAGAGGGAGCAACATTTATGTTTTATCCAGAATCGAATTGCCTATTTGGTGCCAACACAGATCCCAAAAGTGGGATTCCGGCCTTTAAGCGCGTTCCCATTGCCGTTTATGCTCCCTAA
- the petL gene encoding hypothetical protein (Ycf7; cytochrome b6-f complex subunit 6; with PetG, PetM and PetN makes up the small subunit of the cytochrome b6-f complex; cytochrome b6-f mediates electron transfer between photosystem II and photosystem I) has translation MASAIIPFAGYILVFTGLALGGFLGLRAANII, from the coding sequence ATGGCGTCCGCAATTATTCCTTTCGCTGGCTATATTCTTGTTTTCACAGGACTTGCCCTCGGTGGCTTTCTTGGTCTCCGCGCTGCGAACATCATCTAA
- a CDS encoding late competence development ComFB family protein, whose translation MGQPKKSSPGKGNLRAYQNIMETLVHQEIHRQLKAMPAKLVKYIDISEVATFALNRLPPLYASSEQGKERQAAKGQLKLKQEVATSVRQALAAVQRDPLRNSTPLPPDRDPRYQTAESTLVQLEELLRRAHLLDPETPTLSWDNLQLVIAKALKRTAERGIVDRRIEQILSENDYGRYTSSVHDWTDHQYH comes from the coding sequence ATGGGTCAACCAAAAAAATCCTCCCCCGGCAAAGGCAATCTCCGCGCCTACCAAAATATTATGGAGACCTTGGTGCATCAAGAGATTCATCGACAGCTGAAGGCGATGCCCGCTAAGTTGGTGAAATATATTGATATCTCTGAAGTCGCAACTTTTGCACTGAATCGGTTGCCCCCTCTATATGCCTCTAGCGAGCAAGGGAAAGAAAGACAGGCTGCGAAAGGCCAATTGAAATTAAAACAAGAAGTAGCGACGTCAGTACGACAGGCTTTAGCTGCGGTACAACGGGATCCACTACGGAATTCAACACCACTCCCCCCTGACCGTGATCCGCGCTACCAAACGGCAGAAAGCACTCTAGTTCAGCTAGAAGAATTGCTCCGTCGGGCTCATCTCCTAGATCCTGAAACTCCTACATTGAGTTGGGATAACTTGCAGTTGGTGATTGCAAAAGCGCTAAAACGTACCGCTGAACGAGGGATTGTTGATCGTCGAATCGAGCAAATTCTCTCTGAAAATGATTACGGACGATATACTTCTTCGGTACATGATTGGACTGATCACCAGTACCATTAA
- the ftsH2 gene encoding ATP-dependent zinc metalloprotease FtsH2, whose protein sequence is MKSSWKTIVLWALPLLVIGFFVWQGAFSSNPANLSNGNTANIRMSYGRFLEYLDAGRVTSVDLYEGGRTAIVSAVDPDLDNRAQQLRVDLPGNSPELITKLRDARVDFDSHPVSNNGAVWGILGNLIFPVLLISALFLLFRRSSNMPGGPGQAMNFGKSKAKFMMEAETGIMFDDVAGIEEAKEELQEVVTFLKQPEKFTAVGARIPKGVLLVGPPGTGKTLLAKAIAGEAGVPFFSISGSEFVEMFVGVGASRVRDLFKKAKENAPCLIFIDEIDAVGRQRGAGIGGGNDEREQTLNQLLTEMDGFEGNTGIIIIAATNRPDVLDSALMRPGRFDRQVTVDTPDINGRLEILEVHARNKKLAEEISLEVIARRTPGFSGADLANLLNEAAILTARRRKEAITMFEIDDAVDRVIAGMEGTPLVDSKSKRLIAYHEIGHAIVGTMLKDHDPVQKVTLIPRGQAQGLTWFTPNEEQGLTTKSELMARIAGALGGRAAEEEIFGHDEVTTGAGGDLQQVSGMARQMVTRFGMSDLGPLSLESQQGEVFLGGGLTSRSEYSEEVASRIDDQVRVIAEQAHGIARQIVRDNREVVDRLVDLLIERETIGGEELRQIVSEYTEVPEKEQFVPQF, encoded by the coding sequence ATGAAATCATCTTGGAAAACCATTGTCCTATGGGCATTGCCGCTGCTTGTCATCGGCTTTTTTGTCTGGCAGGGGGCTTTCTCATCAAATCCTGCGAATCTCTCTAACGGCAATACTGCGAATATCCGCATGAGCTATGGTCGCTTCTTGGAATATCTCGATGCTGGTCGTGTGACAAGTGTTGATTTGTACGAAGGTGGACGTACGGCAATTGTTTCGGCTGTTGATCCTGATCTCGATAATCGTGCTCAGCAACTCCGTGTCGATCTCCCAGGGAATTCGCCTGAATTGATCACGAAGCTTCGTGACGCAAGGGTTGACTTTGATTCTCACCCCGTTAGCAATAATGGTGCTGTGTGGGGCATTTTGGGTAATTTAATCTTCCCTGTTCTTTTAATTTCCGCTCTATTCCTTCTGTTCCGCCGCTCCAGCAATATGCCCGGTGGACCTGGTCAAGCAATGAACTTTGGTAAGTCCAAGGCGAAGTTCATGATGGAAGCTGAGACTGGCATTATGTTCGATGATGTCGCTGGTATTGAAGAAGCGAAGGAAGAACTGCAAGAGGTTGTGACTTTCCTCAAGCAGCCTGAAAAGTTCACTGCTGTTGGTGCGCGTATTCCTAAGGGTGTCCTTCTTGTGGGCCCTCCCGGAACCGGTAAGACTCTCCTCGCTAAGGCGATCGCCGGTGAAGCGGGTGTACCGTTCTTCAGTATTTCTGGTTCTGAATTTGTTGAGATGTTCGTCGGTGTTGGTGCATCCCGCGTCCGCGACCTTTTCAAAAAAGCAAAAGAAAATGCGCCTTGCCTAATCTTTATTGATGAGATTGATGCCGTTGGTCGTCAGCGTGGCGCTGGTATTGGTGGCGGTAATGATGAGCGTGAACAAACTTTGAACCAACTCCTCACTGAGATGGATGGTTTCGAAGGCAACACAGGTATCATCATCATCGCGGCAACTAACCGTCCTGATGTTCTCGACTCTGCACTCATGCGTCCTGGTCGTTTTGACCGTCAAGTTACCGTTGATACCCCTGACATTAACGGCCGTCTAGAAATTCTTGAAGTTCACGCTCGCAACAAAAAGCTAGCTGAAGAGATTTCTCTCGAAGTTATTGCCCGCCGTACTCCCGGTTTCAGTGGTGCTGATCTTGCAAACCTTCTTAATGAAGCTGCTATTCTTACAGCTCGCCGCCGCAAAGAAGCGATCACAATGTTTGAGATTGATGATGCGGTTGATCGCGTTATCGCTGGTATGGAAGGGACTCCCCTTGTTGACAGTAAGAGTAAGCGCCTAATTGCGTATCACGAAATTGGTCACGCAATCGTCGGCACAATGCTCAAAGATCATGATCCTGTCCAGAAGGTCACCTTGATTCCTCGCGGCCAAGCTCAAGGTTTAACCTGGTTTACCCCTAACGAAGAGCAAGGTCTCACAACAAAATCTGAATTGATGGCTCGTATCGCCGGCGCGCTCGGTGGTCGTGCAGCTGAGGAAGAAATCTTTGGTCATGATGAAGTGACAACGGGTGCTGGTGGCGACTTACAACAAGTCAGTGGCATGGCCCGCCAAATGGTAACTCGCTTCGGAATGAGTGACCTTGGCCCTCTTTCCCTCGAAAGTCAGCAAGGTGAAGTTTTCCTTGGTGGTGGTTTGACCAGTCGTTCTGAGTATTCTGAAGAAGTGGCTTCTCGCATTGATGATCAGGTGCGTGTTATTGCTGAGCAAGCTCACGGCATTGCACGCCAGATTGTTCGTGATAACCGTGAAGTCGTTGACCGCCTCGTCGATCTCTTAATCGAGCGTGAAACAATCGGTGGTGAAGAGTTACGTCAGATTGTTTCTGAATACACTGAAGTTCCTGAAAAAGAACAGTTTGTACCTCAGTTTTAA
- a CDS encoding N-acetyltransferase, with protein sequence MHRSYRESYPDAGFEHLQKTLQSYFTTETPLWWARNQAGVAVGCLWLGTSIDQITGDRHSHIFLIYVLPDYRRQGIGSTLMQTAEEYAKARGDRQITLQVFTVNKIAQTLYENRDFQPHSLLMSKSLSDKSSPPKSG encoded by the coding sequence TTGCACCGCAGTTACCGAGAATCTTATCCGGATGCGGGCTTCGAACATTTACAAAAAACACTCCAGAGTTATTTCACTACTGAAACGCCTTTATGGTGGGCGCGCAATCAAGCTGGAGTTGCAGTGGGTTGTCTCTGGCTAGGCACAAGTATTGATCAAATTACAGGCGATCGCCACAGCCATATTTTTTTGATTTATGTATTGCCAGATTATCGTCGTCAGGGAATCGGTTCCACCCTGATGCAAACGGCAGAGGAATATGCCAAGGCTAGGGGCGATCGCCAGATTACGCTGCAAGTTTTCACGGTCAATAAAATAGCCCAAACCTTATATGAAAACCGCGATTTTCAGCCCCATTCACTACTGATGTCAAAATCTTTATCCGACAAGTCCTCCCCTCCGAAGTCAGGGTAA
- a CDS encoding folate-binding protein YgfZ encodes MTPLLTYHQQQGATLNDAGNAVLSFGADDQITAALKTGCVVGDRSHWGLIKFTGADRQRYLHNQSTNQIQQLQPGQSCDTVLVNSTARTIDLATVHIFKDELWVSVSPSKTEFLMEWFDRFLFPMDKVEISDITGQFSILTLYGSESRKTLEQLTETPLQIFPDKGHQAIAIGEAEIICATGTDLGFEGFTLFVPIENAVELWQKIIDLGAVPMGETAWEKQRIHQGRPAPDTELADDYNPLEAGLWHCISFDKGCYIGQETIARLNTYKGVKQRLFGLKLAEAVEPGTKLTVDGERAGIVTSVDAENKFAIGYVRTKSGDVGDVVTAGDVMAEVVALPYVSHEYPEL; translated from the coding sequence ATGACTCCACTGCTCACCTATCACCAACAGCAAGGTGCAACTCTCAATGACGCTGGCAATGCGGTTCTTAGTTTTGGCGCTGATGATCAAATTACTGCGGCTCTAAAAACAGGTTGTGTTGTGGGCGATCGCAGCCATTGGGGATTGATTAAATTTACCGGAGCCGACCGCCAAAGATATCTGCATAATCAGAGCACCAATCAAATCCAGCAACTCCAGCCCGGACAGAGTTGCGATACGGTTCTGGTGAATTCCACTGCCCGCACGATTGATCTCGCCACAGTTCATATTTTCAAAGACGAATTGTGGGTATCCGTATCCCCCAGCAAAACTGAATTTTTAATGGAGTGGTTTGATCGATTTCTTTTCCCAATGGATAAGGTGGAAATTAGTGATATCACTGGGCAATTTAGTATCTTGACGCTTTATGGATCTGAGTCGCGAAAAACGCTAGAACAGCTCACCGAAACACCATTACAAATATTCCCCGATAAAGGACATCAGGCGATCGCCATCGGTGAGGCAGAAATTATTTGCGCGACGGGTACTGACCTTGGCTTTGAAGGCTTCACCCTATTTGTGCCGATTGAAAATGCCGTTGAACTTTGGCAAAAAATCATTGATTTAGGCGCTGTACCGATGGGCGAAACTGCTTGGGAAAAGCAGCGTATCCATCAGGGGAGACCTGCCCCTGATACTGAATTGGCAGACGATTATAATCCCCTTGAAGCTGGCCTTTGGCACTGTATTTCTTTCGATAAAGGCTGTTATATCGGTCAAGAGACTATTGCGCGACTTAATACTTATAAAGGTGTCAAACAACGATTATTCGGACTCAAATTAGCTGAAGCTGTCGAACCAGGTACAAAACTGACGGTGGATGGCGAACGGGCTGGGATTGTTACTAGTGTTGACGCTGAGAATAAATTCGCGATTGGTTATGTACGTACCAAAAGCGGTGATGTTGGCGATGTGGTAACTGCCGGAGATGTTATGGCTGAAGTTGTTGCTTTGCCCTATGTAAGCCACGAATATCCAGAGCTTTAG
- a CDS encoding 4'-phosphopantetheinyl transferase superfamily protein, with protein sequence MSFSVERWLISFQDTAQKSKELITLLSVDEQERAKRFKFTELQDRFIVGRGSLRQILGSYLQQHPAEIEFSYGEYGKPFVEKLSFNFSHTKEYALCVVSQEEAIAVGVDIETQDRGTQALALAQRFFHPDEYSYLQTVPVDKQQDIFLQFWTAKEAYLKAKGIGLQGGLDQFQIQLESTPHIICSDAENWSLKMFQINTNHQGAIAVNSAQCHHIDRGIWGAT encoded by the coding sequence ATGTCTTTTTCTGTGGAACGCTGGCTCATTTCTTTTCAAGATACGGCTCAGAAATCCAAAGAGCTTATTACGCTTTTATCCGTAGATGAACAAGAACGGGCAAAACGATTTAAGTTTACGGAATTACAGGATCGATTTATTGTCGGTCGCGGCAGTTTACGACAAATTTTAGGCTCTTACCTCCAGCAACATCCCGCAGAGATCGAGTTTTCCTATGGTGAGTATGGCAAACCTTTTGTCGAAAAACTCTCTTTCAATTTTTCCCACACAAAAGAATATGCCCTTTGTGTTGTCTCCCAGGAAGAGGCGATCGCCGTTGGTGTTGACATCGAAACACAAGATCGCGGCACACAGGCTTTAGCTTTAGCTCAACGCTTTTTTCATCCCGACGAATATAGCTACCTTCAAACTGTGCCAGTCGATAAACAGCAGGATATTTTTCTGCAATTCTGGACAGCGAAAGAAGCTTATTTAAAAGCGAAGGGTATTGGTTTGCAAGGTGGCTTAGATCAATTTCAAATTCAGCTCGAATCAACTCCACACATCATTTGCTCTGATGCAGAAAATTGGTCACTAAAAATGTTTCAGATCAATACAAATCATCAGGGGGCGATCGCCGTAAATTCTGCTCAGTGCCACCATATTGATCGGGGTATTTGGGGAGCAACCTAA
- a CDS encoding class I SAM-dependent methyltransferase, which yields MILAAEQRQKLDISDDVFFYDYPRFVTHVDDGFIEQLTALYEELLTPDSRILDLMSSWVSHLPDMTFSHVEGHGMNEDELAKNPRLDHFFVQNLNENLKLPLDDQSFDAVLIAVSVQYLQNPEAIFSEIQRILAPGGLCIVSFSNRMFYQKAIAAWRDSSDSDHIRLVKRYFSSTEGFSDPQAIAKSAQPNILQMIGMGNRDPFYAVVAQKN from the coding sequence ATGATTCTCGCTGCTGAGCAACGCCAAAAATTAGATATCAGTGATGATGTCTTTTTCTATGACTATCCAAGGTTTGTCACCCATGTTGATGATGGTTTTATTGAACAGTTAACGGCTCTGTATGAAGAGCTTTTAACGCCAGATAGTCGGATCTTGGATTTGATGAGTAGTTGGGTCTCTCATTTGCCGGATATGACGTTTAGCCACGTGGAAGGTCATGGCATGAATGAGGATGAACTGGCCAAAAATCCCCGTTTAGACCATTTTTTTGTGCAGAACCTCAATGAAAATCTGAAGTTGCCCCTTGATGATCAGAGTTTCGATGCAGTGTTAATTGCAGTGTCAGTACAGTACTTGCAAAATCCTGAGGCGATTTTTTCCGAGATTCAACGGATCTTGGCTCCAGGTGGGCTCTGTATTGTCAGTTTCTCGAATCGTATGTTTTATCAGAAGGCGATCGCCGCGTGGCGAGACAGTTCAGATTCGGATCATATCCGACTAGTAAAGCGTTATTTTTCGAGTACCGAGGGCTTTTCTGATCCTCAGGCGATCGCCAAATCTGCTCAGCCCAATATTTTGCAGATGATCGGTATGGGCAATCGTGATCCGTTTTATGCTGTCGTTGCCCAGAAAAACTAA
- a CDS encoding PP2C family serine/threonine-protein phosphatase, whose translation MDISKVTISCTKSDCSGRSPLHHSHCNICQTPVLKRYLHVLAAPEDLLAPQTFLADRYLVTDIPNIVLDTQPHYLPVVTDNLPAEIETYLKLSTHLLHCPKVFGLTQKENGHWLLEYPSVTLTAEGLPQYPALFLSIREAWPSAEPLQQLNWLGQMAGMLPTFLTEGVAGTFDDLSLLGVNGGVVQIRQLLFDRNRKLDFQELAQAWQELLGTADKSIEKFCRRLYKELIQGKINKPQQLQNILTAGIEELGRSHYKYKYSLYTQTDSGPTRDHNEDACFPESGKVHSNFPLAIVCDGIGGHDKGEVASAIAISTLAEQLLIEDPSTLNPAGITEAVYAANDAITACNDEENRRERERMGTTVVLALTQKPNIHLCHVGDSRIYRVTSESCHQVTYDDDLGSREVRLGYALYQDVLSYPSAGALVQALGMNPSQSLHPTTQTFAVDCDTVYLLCSDGLSDYGKVEQYWQSEIVPLLSGNKAINDVGENLIEIANTKNGHDNSTIALLHIQLKRQKAVPISFPEDLEGILNLPVTSQQQNAPYETSNKSNNAPPPQTQPSVAPRRKQKANWLLLCIGLLGIGGIGLLSYEMWRRLQSTDIIVTPPEPDTPIIEPKPISEEPVETPTIAIPDPDELEPEEETADALTKNQIVRLQSTAPVIATYTPQAIADTEAPTVWIPGGSVAQIKQVNTDGNLLLEVCLVGEQTPPDTSTKILAKGNRGWSQPDQVETQQDLNFVVTSDIETLCQTQEAPVLAN comes from the coding sequence ATGGATATTTCTAAGGTAACGATTTCTTGCACGAAAAGCGACTGTTCAGGCAGGTCCCCTCTACACCACTCTCACTGCAATATTTGTCAGACACCTGTCTTAAAGCGTTATCTCCATGTTCTCGCTGCACCAGAGGATTTATTAGCCCCCCAAACATTTTTGGCAGACCGATATTTGGTCACGGACATCCCTAATATCGTTCTAGACACCCAACCCCATTATTTGCCAGTTGTCACCGATAATCTACCTGCTGAAATTGAGACATATCTCAAATTATCGACCCATCTTCTGCACTGCCCTAAGGTCTTCGGACTGACCCAAAAAGAAAACGGCCACTGGCTCCTCGAATATCCCTCTGTTACCCTCACAGCAGAGGGTTTACCACAATATCCCGCATTATTTCTATCGATCAGAGAAGCTTGGCCCTCAGCAGAACCACTACAGCAACTAAATTGGCTCGGGCAAATGGCTGGTATGTTGCCCACTTTTTTAACAGAAGGAGTCGCTGGAACTTTCGATGATTTGTCTTTGCTTGGAGTGAATGGTGGCGTTGTTCAAATCCGTCAGCTACTCTTTGACCGGAATCGCAAACTTGATTTTCAAGAGTTGGCACAAGCTTGGCAAGAGTTATTAGGCACTGCTGACAAAAGTATTGAGAAATTTTGCCGCCGTTTATACAAAGAGCTAATCCAAGGCAAAATCAACAAACCGCAACAGCTCCAAAATATTTTGACCGCTGGTATCGAGGAGCTAGGGCGATCGCACTACAAATACAAATACAGTCTTTACACCCAAACCGATTCTGGGCCAACTCGCGATCACAATGAAGATGCTTGTTTTCCAGAATCAGGGAAAGTACATAGCAATTTTCCATTAGCCATCGTCTGTGACGGGATTGGAGGCCATGATAAAGGGGAAGTCGCGTCGGCGATCGCCATCTCAACCCTTGCAGAACAGCTACTCATAGAAGATCCCAGCACTCTTAACCCCGCCGGAATTACAGAAGCAGTCTATGCAGCCAACGATGCCATTACGGCTTGCAATGACGAGGAGAATCGCCGTGAACGCGAACGAATGGGAACCACCGTTGTTCTTGCTCTGACCCAAAAACCAAATATTCACCTCTGCCATGTGGGCGACTCTCGTATTTATCGCGTCACATCTGAGAGTTGCCACCAAGTAACCTACGACGATGATCTCGGTTCCCGCGAAGTGCGCCTCGGCTATGCCTTATATCAAGATGTATTGTCCTATCCTTCTGCTGGTGCTTTAGTACAGGCACTAGGTATGAATCCTTCGCAATCGCTCCACCCAACAACCCAAACCTTTGCGGTCGATTGCGATACTGTTTATCTGCTATGTTCCGACGGTCTTAGTGATTATGGCAAGGTCGAACAGTATTGGCAGTCTGAAATTGTTCCTTTGCTCTCCGGTAACAAAGCCATTAACGACGTTGGTGAAAATCTCATCGAAATTGCCAACACAAAAAATGGACATGACAATTCGACTATTGCCCTTTTGCATATTCAACTGAAACGACAAAAAGCTGTACCGATAAGTTTCCCTGAAGATCTCGAGGGCATCTTAAATTTGCCTGTCACCTCACAGCAGCAAAATGCGCCCTACGAGACCAGCAACAAAAGTAATAATGCACCTCCTCCACAAACCCAACCTTCTGTGGCACCTCGCCGGAAACAGAAAGCAAATTGGCTATTGCTATGTATTGGTCTATTAGGTATTGGGGGAATTGGGTTGTTGTCCTATGAGATGTGGCGACGACTGCAAAGTACCGATATTATTGTCACGCCTCCAGAGCCAGATACGCCCATTATTGAACCCAAACCGATTTCTGAGGAGCCAGTCGAAACGCCCACTATTGCCATTCCAGATCCTGATGAGCTGGAACCAGAAGAAGAAACAGCGGATGCGCTCACCAAAAATCAAATTGTGCGTCTCCAATCCACAGCTCCCGTTATTGCGACTTATACTCCTCAGGCGATCGCCGATACGGAAGCTCCAACAGTTTGGATTCCCGGCGGTAGTGTGGCACAGATTAAACAGGTCAACACTGATGGCAATTTGCTTTTAGAGGTCTGTTTAGTAGGAGAACAAACACCACCTGATACAAGCACGAAGATTTTGGCGAAGGGTAACCGAGGTTGGAGCCAACCCGATCAAGTAGAAACCCAGCAAGATCTAAATTTTGTAGTCACTTCAGATATAGAAACCCTCTGCCAAACTCAAGAAGCTCCAGTACTCGCAAATTAA